The proteins below are encoded in one region of Bacteroides uniformis:
- a CDS encoding carboxypeptidase-like regulatory domain-containing protein, whose protein sequence is MKKKSLFLGGALMFAMTFSTTVLTSCHDDDKKYEEVEDPLRSQTAYYIAGTITDANGPLAGATVKSGEYSATTDAKGVYSLTVNKTGIYTLTVTSEGHDDYEATAEFTDGTANHSLMVVNVKMSTTIEFGEMQEADGSTIEAPKIENPEKENAATINIPTGGTEENTKIAAVVFEEAREANPATSTQPEASKASVNNVAIKTEPADAVAKEDIIIAIPNPSTDANLGYFDPENMEVESSEAPATRAAAKTVGFNNNNYIITIPQGEKIAGKYSPRVKFTKQAAASVADGYNEVNGKAEVIKIENRDYDALENIILTLKIKNGWDYTVSPAEALKAAGASDALATYINNYIETEEGGTNGSYEIEQKLTASVSGNHVLLYGSKRMVRVKTYTFKVVVGNQSKDVKVELKSYTGHQEEYSNNPVSQHSGGTTGGQG, encoded by the coding sequence ATGAAAAAGAAAAGTTTATTTTTAGGAGGTGCATTGATGTTTGCAATGACCTTCAGCACAACAGTCCTTACATCTTGCCACGATGACGACAAGAAGTATGAAGAAGTGGAAGACCCGCTAAGAAGTCAAACAGCCTACTACATTGCAGGTACCATTACCGATGCCAACGGTCCATTGGCAGGAGCCACCGTAAAAAGCGGCGAATACTCTGCCACAACCGATGCAAAAGGCGTATACTCACTGACTGTGAACAAAACCGGCATCTACACGCTCACCGTAACATCTGAAGGACATGATGACTACGAGGCCACAGCAGAATTTACAGACGGAACAGCCAACCACAGCCTGATGGTGGTAAATGTAAAAATGTCAACAACCATAGAATTCGGCGAGATGCAGGAGGCTGACGGAAGCACCATTGAGGCTCCGAAAATAGAAAATCCGGAAAAGGAGAATGCCGCCACCATCAACATACCCACCGGAGGTACGGAAGAAAACACCAAGATTGCAGCCGTCGTGTTTGAAGAGGCACGTGAGGCCAATCCGGCAACTTCCACACAACCGGAAGCATCAAAGGCTTCTGTAAATAACGTAGCCATCAAGACAGAGCCGGCTGACGCTGTTGCCAAGGAAGATATCATCATTGCCATTCCCAATCCGTCGACTGATGCCAACCTGGGCTATTTTGATCCGGAAAACATGGAAGTGGAATCCAGCGAGGCGCCTGCAACCAGAGCCGCTGCTAAAACCGTAGGATTCAACAATAACAATTACATCATTACCATTCCGCAAGGCGAGAAGATAGCCGGCAAATATTCACCTAGAGTGAAATTTACCAAACAAGCTGCCGCCAGTGTAGCAGACGGCTACAACGAAGTGAATGGAAAAGCCGAGGTAATCAAGATTGAGAACAGAGATTACGATGCACTGGAAAACATCATCCTGACCCTTAAAATCAAGAACGGATGGGACTATACCGTTTCTCCGGCTGAAGCGCTGAAAGCTGCAGGAGCATCCGATGCACTGGCCACATACATCAACAACTACATTGAAACTGAAGAGGGAGGTACGAACGGTTCTTATGAAATTGAACAAAAGCTGACTGCAAGTGTCAGTGGCAACCATGTACTGCTGTATGGCAGCAAGCGTATGGTACGCGTGAAAACATATACCTTTAAAGTAGTGGTAGGCAACCAGAGCAAAGACGTAAAAGTAGAGCTGAAAAGCTACACGGGACATCAGGAAGAATATTCAAACAATCCGGTCAGCCAGCACTCAGGCGGCACCACAGGCGGTCAAGGATAA
- a CDS encoding BT0820 family HAD-type phosphatase, whose translation MTIAVDFDGTIVEHRYPQIGEEIPFATATLKMLINERHRLILWSVREGKLLEEAVEWCRKRGVEFYAVNRDYPEEDIAHTGFSRKVKADLFIDDRNLGGLPDWGSIYRMVHDGLTYEELFRENSEPVRQKKKGFWARLKK comes from the coding sequence ATGACCATAGCCGTTGATTTTGACGGTACCATTGTAGAACACCGCTATCCCCAGATAGGAGAAGAAATTCCCTTTGCCACCGCTACGCTGAAGATGCTGATAAACGAGCGTCACCGGCTGATTTTATGGTCGGTACGTGAAGGGAAGCTCCTGGAGGAAGCTGTGGAATGGTGTAGGAAACGGGGTGTGGAATTCTATGCCGTCAACCGGGACTATCCGGAAGAAGACATCGCACACACCGGTTTTTCACGCAAAGTAAAAGCCGATCTCTTTATCGATGACCGCAACCTGGGCGGACTGCCCGACTGGGGAAGCATCTACCGCATGGTGCATGACGGGCTGACCTACGAAGAACTGTTTCGCGAAAACAGTGAACCGGTCCGGCAGAAAAAGAAGGGCTTTTGGGCACGTTTGAAAAAATAA
- a CDS encoding sensor histidine kinase, which yields MTDVFRTISSCIIALFCCLLPVFSITGEHPILIISSYNPDAGRTSGNISDFMEEFQRLGGTNTIALENMNCKSFSESPLWERRMVELLSKYQGDNSPALTVLIGQEAWAAYLSLPDSIRGNTPVVSALSSRNAILLPGDTVDLKTWMPESVDFFTDFPSSPIKAGFVYEYDVEANINMIKQMYPGTKNIAFVSDNSYGGVAMQAYVVKEMQKFPELNLILLDGRVHTIYTICDRLHELPENTAILMGTWRVDMNDGYFMRNATYAMMEAAPTLPTFSLSSVGLGYWAVAGVVPAYRALGKEMARQSYRLLTTPQDSETHMEIIPNETILDGKLVKEKKRNITGLPQPVKMLNVTPSFYEQYKYHIWSVGAVLLVLLGGLFVSLYFYYHTKKLKDELEVSEGALREAKDRAEESSRLKSAFLANMSHEIRTPLNAIVGFSDVLSAGGASEEEQRGYFEIIRTNSDLLLRLINDILDVSRLEADRVILSLESCNVVQICQQVVASVAQARRSTNQFLFECEREVVEMRTDVQRLQQVVINLLSNADKFTKEGTITLKLEPDTARNVAVFSVTDTGCGIPLDKQKRVFERFEKLNEYVQGTGLGLSICKLTVEKWGGEIWIDPAYTDGARFMFTHPMNL from the coding sequence ATGACTGATGTGTTTCGTACCATATCGTCATGTATCATAGCATTATTCTGCTGTCTGTTACCAGTGTTCTCTATTACGGGGGAGCATCCGATACTGATTATCAGTTCCTATAACCCGGATGCTGGCCGTACTTCCGGCAACATCTCAGACTTTATGGAGGAGTTCCAACGCCTGGGCGGGACAAACACCATCGCATTGGAAAACATGAACTGCAAAAGCTTCTCCGAATCTCCCCTTTGGGAACGGAGGATGGTGGAGCTATTGTCCAAATACCAGGGCGATAACAGTCCGGCGCTGACCGTCCTTATTGGGCAGGAGGCTTGGGCTGCCTATCTTTCTCTGCCCGACTCTATACGCGGCAATACTCCGGTCGTAAGTGCATTGTCCAGCCGTAACGCCATATTGTTGCCGGGCGATACGGTCGACTTAAAGACCTGGATGCCCGAATCCGTCGACTTCTTCACGGATTTCCCCAGTTCGCCTATCAAGGCTGGCTTCGTTTATGAGTATGATGTGGAGGCCAACATCAATATGATAAAGCAGATGTATCCCGGCACCAAGAATATCGCTTTTGTCTCAGACAACAGTTATGGCGGCGTTGCCATGCAAGCCTATGTAGTGAAGGAGATGCAGAAGTTTCCGGAACTCAACCTGATTCTGCTGGACGGACGCGTCCATACCATATATACCATTTGTGACAGATTGCATGAGTTACCGGAAAATACAGCTATATTGATGGGGACATGGCGTGTGGACATGAACGATGGTTACTTCATGCGGAATGCAACCTACGCCATGATGGAAGCAGCTCCCACTTTGCCCACTTTCTCGCTCAGTTCCGTAGGCTTGGGATATTGGGCTGTGGCAGGTGTCGTTCCTGCCTACCGTGCTTTGGGCAAGGAGATGGCAAGACAGTCCTACCGCCTGCTGACCACCCCTCAGGATAGTGAGACCCATATGGAAATCATTCCGAATGAGACCATACTGGACGGTAAACTTGTGAAGGAAAAGAAACGGAATATCACCGGCCTTCCGCAGCCGGTAAAGATGCTGAACGTAACCCCTTCTTTCTACGAACAGTACAAGTATCATATCTGGTCTGTCGGTGCTGTTCTGTTGGTGCTGTTGGGCGGTTTGTTCGTTTCCCTTTACTTTTATTATCATACAAAGAAGTTGAAGGATGAACTGGAGGTATCCGAGGGTGCCTTGCGCGAAGCAAAAGACCGTGCCGAAGAATCCAGCCGTCTGAAGAGTGCTTTCCTTGCCAATATGAGCCACGAAATCCGTACTCCATTGAATGCGATTGTGGGCTTCTCGGACGTGCTGTCTGCCGGAGGAGCCTCGGAAGAAGAACAGCGTGGCTATTTCGAGATTATTAGGACCAACTCTGATTTGCTGCTTCGGTTGATTAATGACATATTGGATGTGTCCCGTTTGGAGGCCGACCGCGTCATCCTTTCTTTGGAGAGCTGCAATGTAGTGCAGATATGCCAGCAGGTAGTAGCTTCCGTGGCCCAGGCACGCAGGTCGACCAATCAATTCTTATTTGAGTGTGAACGTGAGGTAGTGGAGATGCGGACGGATGTGCAGCGTTTACAGCAGGTTGTGATAAATCTGCTTTCCAATGCGGACAAGTTTACAAAAGAAGGTACGATAACCTTGAAGCTGGAGCCGGATACGGCGAGGAATGTTGCAGTATTCTCGGTGACTGACACTGGTTGCGGCATTCCATTGGACAAACAGAAACGGGTGTTCGAACGTTTCGAGAAGCTGAACGAATATGTGCAGGGAACCGGCTTGGGCTTGTCCATCTGTAAGCTGACCGTTGAGAAGTGGGGCGGCGAGATTTGGATAGATCCTGCCTATACGGATGGAGCGCGGTTTATGTTTACCCATCCTATGAACTTATAA
- a CDS encoding bifunctional metallophosphatase/5'-nucleotidase, whose product MKRFSCFFIWIFVLTSILPAQEREVKLKVVQTSDIHGNYYPYDFIRRREATGSLARVHALVQKEREAYGKNLILLDNGDILQGQPTAYYYNYIDTVAPHLAAEMMNFMGYNAGNMGNHDVETGRTVFDRWAGDCRFPILGANIVDTATGETNFKPYEVLERDGVKIVVLGMITPAIPVWLSENLWKGLRFDDMEETARKWMKIIREQEKPDLVIGMFHAGQDAQLMGGKYRENASVEVACNVPGFDIVLMGHDHARECKRVYNIAGDSVLVMDPASNGVVVSNVDITLKLRDGKVIDKKIDGILSDTQDYGVSEEFMQRFAPENEAVQNFVSKKIGSFTETISTRPAYFGSSAFIDLIHELQLAISGADISFAAPLSYDTEIRKGDIFVNDMFNLYKYENMLYTMRLTGKEIRDALEMSYDLWTNRMKSPDDHILLFREKRREGATDRASFKNFSFNFDSAAGIIYTVDVTKPDGEKVTILSMADGTPFDMDKMYKVAVNSYRGNGGGELLTKGSGISQDELKERIIHSTDKDLRYYLMQYIEQKKVIEPRALNQWKFIPEEWAAPASKRDYEFLFGKVKE is encoded by the coding sequence ATGAAAAGATTTAGTTGTTTTTTTATCTGGATTTTTGTCCTGACAAGCATACTGCCTGCGCAGGAAAGAGAGGTGAAACTGAAAGTCGTACAGACCAGTGATATACACGGCAACTACTATCCCTACGACTTTATACGCCGCCGGGAGGCAACCGGCAGTCTGGCACGTGTGCATGCTTTGGTGCAAAAAGAACGTGAGGCTTATGGCAAAAATCTGATTCTCTTGGACAATGGTGACATTCTGCAGGGACAGCCCACAGCCTATTATTATAATTACATAGATACCGTTGCCCCTCATCTGGCAGCGGAGATGATGAATTTCATGGGGTATAATGCCGGCAATATGGGTAACCATGACGTAGAGACCGGCCGTACCGTTTTCGACCGTTGGGCAGGTGACTGCCGTTTTCCGATATTGGGTGCCAATATTGTGGATACTGCTACCGGAGAAACCAATTTCAAACCCTATGAGGTGCTGGAACGTGACGGAGTGAAAATTGTGGTTCTCGGTATGATAACTCCTGCCATCCCCGTATGGCTTTCAGAGAATCTGTGGAAAGGGCTGCGTTTCGACGATATGGAGGAGACTGCCCGCAAATGGATGAAGATTATCCGTGAGCAGGAAAAGCCTGATTTGGTTATCGGTATGTTCCATGCCGGCCAGGATGCCCAGCTGATGGGAGGCAAGTATCGCGAAAACGCTTCGGTGGAAGTGGCGTGCAACGTGCCGGGATTCGATATTGTCCTGATGGGGCACGACCATGCGCGCGAATGCAAGAGGGTGTACAACATAGCCGGTGACTCGGTACTGGTGATGGACCCTGCCAGCAACGGTGTCGTTGTGAGTAATGTGGATATAACCTTGAAACTGCGTGATGGTAAAGTTATAGACAAGAAGATAGACGGCATACTGTCCGATACGCAAGACTACGGCGTCAGCGAAGAGTTCATGCAACGCTTTGCCCCCGAAAATGAAGCTGTGCAGAATTTTGTTTCCAAGAAGATAGGTTCCTTTACCGAGACCATCTCCACACGTCCTGCCTATTTCGGCTCTTCCGCTTTTATAGACCTTATTCATGAGTTGCAGTTGGCAATCAGCGGAGCGGATATTTCTTTTGCGGCTCCTTTGTCCTATGATACGGAAATCCGTAAAGGAGACATTTTTGTGAACGATATGTTCAATCTGTATAAGTACGAAAATATGCTTTACACCATGCGTCTGACGGGAAAGGAGATACGCGATGCCTTGGAGATGTCGTATGATTTGTGGACCAATCGGATGAAGTCTCCGGACGACCATATCCTTCTCTTCCGTGAGAAGCGCCGCGAAGGTGCTACGGATAGGGCCTCATTCAAGAATTTCAGCTTCAACTTCGATTCTGCGGCGGGTATTATCTACACGGTGGATGTGACCAAGCCGGATGGCGAGAAGGTAACCATTCTCAGCATGGCAGACGGTACCCCGTTCGATATGGATAAAATGTATAAGGTAGCGGTGAATTCTTATCGCGGAAACGGTGGCGGCGAATTGCTGACAAAGGGGTCCGGCATCTCGCAGGATGAATTGAAGGAGCGCATCATCCACTCTACGGATAAGGACTTACGCTATTATCTGATGCAGTACATTGAGCAGAAGAAGGTGATTGAACCGCGTGCGCTGAATCAGTGGAAGTTTATTCCCGAAGAATGGGCGGCTCCGGCTTCCAAGCGTGATTATGAGTTCTTGTTTGGCAAAGTTAAAGAATAA
- a CDS encoding creatininase family protein — translation MEKREIDLTVSCYGKVKGVKYDVVILPWGATEPHNLHLPYLTDCILPHDIAVDAAALALQNSGVRCMVMPPVPFGAHNPGQRELPFCIHTRYSTQQAILEDIVASLYAQGMRKLIILSGHGGNNFKGMIRDLAFVYPDFLIIAADWFSIVPPKDYFEAVVDDHAGESETSVMMHYHPELVNLAEAGDGESQPFAIPSLNEKVGWAPRHWDKATVDSGVGNPKKASAEKGERYMKPVVEKLAKLFTEVGLGSLY, via the coding sequence ATGGAAAAAAGAGAAATTGACCTTACTGTTTCCTGCTATGGAAAGGTGAAAGGAGTGAAGTATGACGTTGTCATCTTGCCGTGGGGAGCTACGGAGCCCCACAATCTGCATCTGCCTTATCTCACTGATTGTATTCTGCCGCATGACATTGCTGTAGACGCGGCTGCACTGGCTTTGCAGAATTCCGGTGTACGCTGTATGGTGATGCCTCCCGTACCTTTCGGTGCACACAATCCGGGGCAGCGCGAACTTCCGTTCTGCATCCATACCCGCTATTCCACCCAGCAGGCCATTCTGGAAGACATAGTTGCTTCCCTCTATGCACAAGGCATGCGTAAGCTGATTATTCTCAGCGGTCATGGCGGCAACAACTTCAAGGGAATGATTCGTGACCTGGCGTTTGTGTATCCCGATTTTCTGATTATCGCTGCCGACTGGTTCAGCATCGTCCCTCCCAAAGACTACTTTGAGGCTGTTGTCGACGACCATGCCGGCGAGTCTGAGACTTCCGTCATGATGCATTACCATCCCGAGCTGGTGAATCTGGCTGAGGCCGGTGACGGAGAGTCCCAACCGTTTGCCATTCCTTCCTTGAATGAAAAGGTTGGCTGGGCTCCCCGCCATTGGGATAAGGCTACAGTCGACAGCGGGGTAGGGAACCCCAAAAAAGCTTCTGCCGAGAAAGGAGAACGTTATATGAAACCGGTGGTGGAAAAGTTGGCGAAACTCTTTACGGAAGTCGGCCTGGGAAGTCTGTATTGA
- a CDS encoding YjbH domain-containing protein yields the protein MKNKRKSGLKWILAVWFCGISAMADAQVTESLKAIGMENIRCAQTPGVTTVSFENNVYRSTYTGVGKAIDACLGSKTKGDLQLVVLENRIPRLCINLPDTLTEAYRNGEISLIQVYQQMGITVDTDAAMKALKNAGQEEVPSAWKVDLMIYPDLFLENNTFDELYTYAINLNPAVEMALWKGGKMTAQVILPVATNLSGEMKRIRPGIIALSQDVRFRHNIFGKMTVGNFTNNRYGAQLEIKYRTNNGRWELGGTAGSTGFSAITREDGWYIGRKQRINASLNASYYEPRLNLQFDLKAGRYIYGDYGVRGDCTRHFGEYAIGLYALCTDGEINGGFHFAIPLPGKKWSRKGFFRVKPADYFAWAYGMVADGEYIEKQLGKSYSTRPNENRSSNFYQPDYIRYFLIKEQQKEKSE from the coding sequence ATGAAAAACAAGAGAAAAAGCGGTTTGAAGTGGATACTGGCAGTATGGTTCTGTGGTATTTCTGCAATGGCAGATGCCCAAGTGACAGAGAGCCTGAAAGCCATCGGTATGGAAAATATACGATGTGCACAGACCCCAGGGGTAACCACTGTAAGTTTTGAGAACAATGTATATAGAAGTACCTACACCGGAGTGGGCAAAGCCATAGATGCCTGCTTGGGAAGCAAGACGAAGGGCGATTTGCAATTGGTGGTACTGGAAAACCGGATTCCCAGGCTTTGCATCAATCTGCCGGATACATTGACGGAAGCATACAGAAACGGGGAAATCAGCCTGATACAAGTATATCAGCAAATGGGAATTACGGTAGATACGGATGCGGCCATGAAAGCATTGAAAAATGCCGGTCAGGAAGAAGTGCCGTCTGCCTGGAAGGTGGATTTGATGATATACCCCGATTTGTTTTTGGAGAACAATACGTTTGACGAACTGTATACATATGCCATCAACCTGAATCCGGCAGTGGAAATGGCTCTATGGAAAGGTGGGAAAATGACCGCACAAGTGATACTGCCCGTAGCCACCAATCTGAGTGGAGAGATGAAACGGATAAGACCGGGAATCATAGCTCTATCGCAGGATGTACGCTTCAGGCACAACATCTTCGGGAAAATGACGGTGGGTAACTTCACCAACAACAGATATGGTGCACAACTGGAAATAAAATACCGCACCAACAACGGACGCTGGGAACTGGGCGGAACGGCAGGCTCCACCGGTTTCTCCGCCATCACCCGGGAAGACGGCTGGTATATAGGCAGAAAACAGCGTATCAATGCCTCACTGAATGCTTCGTACTACGAACCACGCCTCAACTTGCAGTTCGACTTGAAAGCAGGAAGATATATTTACGGTGATTATGGAGTGAGAGGAGACTGTACGCGGCACTTCGGAGAGTATGCCATCGGCTTGTATGCCCTTTGTACAGACGGAGAGATAAACGGAGGATTTCATTTTGCCATCCCCCTGCCGGGAAAGAAATGGAGTAGAAAAGGATTCTTCAGAGTAAAGCCGGCTGACTACTTTGCATGGGCATACGGCATGGTGGCAGATGGAGAGTACATAGAAAAACAACTGGGCAAAAGTTACAGTACACGCCCTAACGAAAACCGGAGCAGCAACTTCTACCAGCCGGACTATATACGCTATTTCCTCATAAAGGAGCAACAAAAGGAAAAATCGGAATAA
- a CDS encoding TonB-dependent receptor, producing MKQYILALVLAVVSASVAFAVNPIKEGNMISGHVIVKGTEENIPYATVLIIGSGQGTVSNEEGQFEFRKLPAGKYKLRVSAVGYKTQEKEVTVSKDFTAVIHFPMEEESFMTDEVVVSANRNEVSRKAAPVVVNVMSTKLFEMVNSTDLAKTLNYQSGLRVENNCQNCGFPQVRINGLEGPYSQILINSRPIISALSGVYGLEQIPVNMIERVEVVRGGGSALFGANAVGGTINIITKDPINNSFQVSSMFSNMDGKSWEQYMGGNVSLVAKDNSYGIALYESYRNRNPYDRDGDGFSELGKLNMNTFGFRAYYRPTHFSRINLEYHTTNELRRGGNKFDLQPHETDITEQTKHIINSGGVSYDLFWKEYKHKISAYTSIQHTDRNSYYGAQKDMNAYGKTKDLTWVAGGMYVGNMDNCFFAPATFTSGLEYQNNSLHDIMTGYHRDMEQDVRIASAFVQNEWKMNVLTMLVGARLDKHNLIDKLIFSPRVNLLYKPTDDFQARLTYSTGFRAPQAYDEDLHVTAVGGKGVQIKLSDNLREERSNSYSGSVDWTAHLGHWQANILVEGFYTDLRHVFVLEDIGKNEVGDVIKERRNGNGARVYGANLDARIAHGKEAQFQLGFTAQRSRYTHEEAWTKVDGKDLTTKRMPRTPDYYGYFTFSSAPVKNFDFSLSGTYTGKMIVPHYAPEDAPEGAFCNITSDRMEHTPQFLDLNVKLNYTFVLHDHIKLQLNTGVQNIFNSFQKDLDKGEFRDAGYFYGPTQPRTFFIGFKIMN from the coding sequence ATGAAACAATACATTTTGGCGTTGGTACTTGCAGTGGTAAGTGCCAGCGTAGCTTTTGCCGTAAATCCTATAAAGGAAGGCAATATGATTTCCGGCCATGTGATAGTGAAAGGTACGGAGGAAAATATACCGTATGCCACGGTTTTGATTATCGGCAGCGGTCAGGGAACGGTTTCCAATGAAGAAGGACAATTTGAGTTCCGCAAGCTTCCGGCGGGAAAATACAAGCTCCGTGTGTCTGCCGTGGGCTATAAGACCCAAGAGAAGGAAGTGACGGTGAGCAAGGACTTTACTGCCGTCATACATTTCCCGATGGAAGAGGAGAGTTTTATGACCGATGAAGTGGTGGTATCTGCCAACCGCAACGAGGTAAGCCGCAAGGCAGCTCCGGTAGTCGTGAATGTGATGAGTACCAAATTGTTCGAGATGGTCAACTCCACCGACCTTGCCAAGACACTGAACTACCAGTCGGGCTTGCGTGTGGAGAACAACTGCCAGAACTGTGGTTTCCCCCAGGTGCGCATCAATGGCTTGGAAGGTCCGTATTCGCAGATATTGATAAACAGCCGTCCCATCATCAGTGCATTGAGCGGTGTGTACGGACTGGAGCAAATCCCCGTGAACATGATTGAACGGGTAGAAGTGGTGCGTGGTGGAGGCTCTGCCTTGTTTGGAGCTAATGCTGTGGGAGGCACCATCAACATCATAACCAAAGATCCCATCAACAATTCCTTCCAGGTATCGAGTATGTTCTCCAATATGGACGGCAAGTCCTGGGAGCAATATATGGGTGGCAATGTATCGCTGGTTGCCAAAGATAACTCCTACGGCATTGCCCTTTATGAGAGTTACCGCAACCGTAACCCCTACGACCGCGATGGCGATGGCTTTTCCGAGCTGGGCAAGCTGAACATGAATACCTTCGGTTTCCGTGCCTATTACCGTCCTACGCATTTCAGCCGCATCAATCTGGAATACCATACTACTAACGAACTTCGTCGCGGAGGTAATAAATTTGATTTGCAGCCGCATGAGACGGACATTACCGAGCAGACCAAGCATATCATCAATAGCGGAGGCGTGAGCTACGATTTATTCTGGAAAGAGTACAAGCATAAGATTTCAGCTTACACCTCCATCCAGCACACCGATCGCAACAGTTACTATGGTGCCCAAAAGGACATGAATGCCTACGGCAAGACGAAAGACTTGACTTGGGTTGCCGGTGGCATGTATGTAGGCAATATGGACAACTGTTTCTTTGCTCCCGCTACCTTCACCAGCGGACTGGAATATCAGAACAACTCCCTGCATGACATTATGACCGGCTATCATCGTGACATGGAGCAGGATGTCCGCATTGCCAGTGCTTTCGTGCAGAATGAGTGGAAAATGAATGTACTGACCATGTTGGTCGGCGCCCGTCTGGACAAGCACAACCTGATTGACAAGCTTATTTTCAGTCCTCGCGTCAACCTGCTCTACAAGCCGACAGATGATTTTCAGGCACGCTTGACTTATTCTACCGGTTTCCGTGCTCCGCAGGCATACGATGAGGACTTGCACGTAACGGCAGTAGGCGGTAAGGGTGTCCAAATCAAACTGTCCGACAATCTGCGTGAAGAGCGTTCCAACAGTTACAGCGGTTCGGTAGACTGGACTGCCCATTTGGGGCACTGGCAGGCAAACATTCTGGTGGAAGGTTTCTATACAGACCTGCGCCATGTCTTTGTGCTCGAAGATATCGGCAAGAACGAAGTAGGGGATGTTATTAAGGAGCGCCGCAACGGAAACGGTGCACGTGTATATGGTGCCAATCTGGATGCGAGGATTGCCCATGGTAAGGAGGCGCAGTTCCAACTCGGATTTACGGCACAGCGCAGCCGCTATACCCATGAGGAAGCTTGGACAAAGGTGGACGGAAAAGACCTTACCACTAAGCGCATGCCCCGTACACCGGATTATTACGGGTACTTCACTTTCTCTTCCGCACCGGTAAAGAATTTTGATTTCTCTCTTTCCGGCACTTATACGGGAAAGATGATTGTTCCGCACTACGCACCGGAAGATGCTCCCGAGGGTGCCTTCTGTAATATCACTTCAGACCGCATGGAGCATACTCCCCAATTTCTGGATCTGAATGTGAAGTTGAACTATACGTTTGTGCTTCACGACCATATCAAGCTTCAGTTGAATACGGGTGTACAGAATATCTTTAACAGTTTCCAGAAAGACCTGGATAAAGGGGAATTCCGCGATGCGGGTTATTTCTACGGACCGACGCAGCCGAGAACCTTTTTTATCGGTTTCAAGATAATGAACTAA
- a CDS encoding helix-turn-helix domain-containing protein, protein MDTKRIRNVDISQIHHLPMIDFIGNDFAIFNDIKDMPLSSYPTRLNAACLTVCLKGWCKLELNLQQCEMREGMLGIILPDQIVLQRERSEDFSGLFIAVSKDFMDMVIPTMQQLFPMFFMIKERPFVHITPEESQSFQEYHSFLWSKVKLKDNPFRKEITQGLLLALFYEIYNIYQGHVVQERIPKSRKEDLFERFIRAVSESYKEERSVSYYADKMFLTAKHLSTVVKEISGKTAGEWIDSLVVLEAKALLKSSEMSIQEIADELHFANQSFFGKYFKHHTGMSPKEYRRQ, encoded by the coding sequence ATGGATACTAAGAGAATACGGAATGTAGACATTTCCCAGATACATCATTTGCCGATGATTGATTTCATCGGCAATGATTTTGCTATTTTTAATGACATCAAGGATATGCCTTTGAGCTCTTATCCCACCCGTTTGAATGCTGCTTGCCTGACTGTCTGTTTGAAAGGGTGGTGCAAACTGGAACTCAACCTGCAGCAATGTGAAATGCGGGAAGGTATGTTGGGCATTATTCTTCCCGACCAGATTGTTCTGCAACGGGAACGCTCCGAAGATTTTTCCGGACTTTTCATTGCCGTTTCAAAGGACTTTATGGATATGGTGATACCTACCATGCAGCAGCTTTTCCCCATGTTCTTTATGATTAAGGAACGGCCTTTTGTCCACATCACTCCGGAGGAATCCCAATCATTTCAGGAGTATCACTCTTTTCTTTGGAGCAAGGTGAAGCTGAAAGACAACCCTTTCCGTAAGGAAATCACCCAGGGGTTGCTGTTGGCCCTTTTTTATGAGATATATAACATTTATCAAGGGCATGTCGTTCAGGAACGCATTCCCAAAAGCAGGAAGGAAGACTTGTTCGAGCGCTTTATCCGTGCCGTTTCAGAGTCTTATAAAGAAGAGCGAAGTGTGTCCTATTATGCCGATAAGATGTTCCTCACCGCCAAGCACCTTTCCACCGTAGTGAAAGAAATCAGCGGAAAGACGGCAGGCGAATGGATTGACAGTCTCGTAGTTTTGGAAGCCAAAGCCTTGCTGAAGTCTTCCGAAATGAGCATTCAGGAAATTGCGGACGAGCTGCATTTTGCCAACCAGTCCTTCTTTGGTAAGTATTTCAAGCATCACACCGGCATGTCACCTAAAGAATATCGCCGGCAATAG